In Gossypium raimondii isolate GPD5lz chromosome 12, ASM2569854v1, whole genome shotgun sequence, a single window of DNA contains:
- the LOC105762734 gene encoding RING-H2 finger protein ATL54, giving the protein MGFQHRKLMSDPINESSTNDCSICYQFCLTSCSETCPALCPPYVPPYVGIYPPPSPFSDSGSHSNKPNKFLIITSTILAAAFLVLCCFAYYVWCYRRRSNGRSRSSEVETDETRDEFLDENHGPIVDHPIWYINTVGLQPSIIRSIAVCKYKRGEGLVEGTDCAVCLTEFEEDETLRLLPKCNHAFHVPCIDTWLRSHTTCPMCRAPIVSNPGNRGPSSSGVNNENPGRTEETQVVIVEEDNNEGPDDGGTSEIREEEERDELAVESERNNGDSSGTEDGIQAMRRSVSLHSMAASQISKDLINGSNPEGSSNGNSDNERGKEKEPSVRIVPRRVAGNQSLLRFMCQSSIGRSLQNKPGFMRRSFSYSGKFSLPIINNKTHNTNPPLRSF; this is encoded by the coding sequence ATGGGTTTCCAACATAGAAAGTTGATGTCTGATCCTATAAATGAAAGCTCAACAAATGATTGTTCCATTTGTTACCAGTTCTGTCTTACATCATGTTCTGAAACATGTCCTGCTCTTTGTCCCCCTTATGTACCTCCTTATGTTGGTATATACCCTCCTCCGAGCCCTTTTTCCGATTCCGGTTCTCATTCAAATAAACCCAACAAGTTTTTGATCATAACTTCAACTATCCTCGCCGCCGCTTTTCTGGTTCTCTGTTGTTTTGCTTACTATGTCTGGTGTTATAGACGACGGTCTAATGGTCGGAGCAGATCATCGGAGGTCGAAACGGATGAAACCCGAGATGAATTCCTAGATGAAAATCATGGTCCTATCGTTGACCATCCCATCTGGTATATCAACACCGTTGGTTTGCAACCGTCCATCATCCGTTCAATCGCGGTTTGTAAGTATAAGAGAGGCGAGGGTCTTGTGGAAGGAACCGACTGCGCTGTTTGCTTGACCGAGTTCGAAGAAGACGAGACTCTCAGGCTGTTACCCAAGTGCAACCATGCTTTTCACGTTCCTTGTATCGACACTTGGCTTAGGTCGCACACCACTTGTCCTATGTGCCGAGCACCTATTGTTTCCAACCCCGGTAATAGAGGACCGTCGTCGTCCggggtaaataatgaaaatccGGGAAGAACTGAAGAAACCCAAGTTGTGATTGTGGAAGAGGATAATAATGAAGGACCTGATGATGGTGGAACAAGTGAAATAAGGGAGGAGGAAGAGAGAGATGAATTGGCAGTTGAAAGTGAGAGAAACAACGGTGATAGTTCGGGGACAGAGGATGGGATTCAAGCTATGAGAAGATCAGTTTCATTGCATTCCATGGCAGCTTCTCAGATCAGCAAGGATCTTATTAATGGTAGTAATCCAGAGGGGTCGTCTAATGGCAATTCAGATAATGaaaggggaaaagagaaagaaccGAGCGTCAGGATTGTTCCAAGGAGAGTTGCAGGGAATCAAAGTTTGCTCAGATTTATGTGTCAATCTTCCATAGGTAGATCCTTGCAAAATAAGCCAGGTTTCATGAGAAGATCATTTTCTTACAGTGGGAAATTCTCGTTGCCTATAATCAACAACAAGACCCACAATACAAATCCTCCATTGAGAAGCTTTTGA